In the genome of Bradyrhizobium sp. CIAT3101, one region contains:
- a CDS encoding helix-turn-helix transcriptional regulator — MADPRRVEFGDFLRSRREKLSPKTVGLPVGQRRRTAGLRREEVAQLAGIGVDWYIRLEQGRTVSPSVTTVDALARALRLSKTEHAHLKDLARDGDRRPFTREAVPPPILRLVESLPHPAYITGRRWDVLAWNAAAEEIFAFGRLPEEDRNTLLQMMTNKKTRKSYGAGWADVAKRMVAMFRATHDVWAGDPAFAELLTRLREGSPEFVKWWGAHEVHGTLSGRKTMTHPTKGVLHFEHTSFQANDDPALKLVIYTPV; from the coding sequence ATGGCCGACCCACGCCGCGTCGAATTCGGCGATTTCCTGCGCTCCCGCCGCGAAAAGCTGTCGCCGAAGACGGTCGGCCTTCCCGTAGGCCAGCGGCGGCGCACCGCAGGGCTGCGCCGTGAGGAAGTCGCCCAGCTCGCCGGCATCGGCGTCGACTGGTACATCCGGCTCGAGCAGGGCCGCACCGTCAGTCCGTCGGTCACGACCGTCGATGCGCTGGCGCGCGCGCTGCGCCTCAGCAAGACCGAGCATGCGCACCTCAAGGACCTCGCGCGCGACGGCGACAGGCGTCCCTTCACTCGCGAGGCAGTGCCGCCGCCGATCCTGCGCCTGGTCGAGAGCTTGCCGCACCCGGCCTACATCACCGGGCGGCGCTGGGATGTGCTGGCGTGGAACGCGGCCGCCGAGGAGATCTTCGCGTTCGGCCGGCTGCCGGAAGAGGATCGCAACACGCTACTCCAGATGATGACCAACAAGAAGACGCGAAAATCCTACGGCGCGGGCTGGGCCGATGTGGCCAAGCGCATGGTCGCGATGTTTCGCGCCACCCACGACGTCTGGGCCGGCGATCCCGCCTTTGCGGAATTGCTGACGCGCTTGCGCGAAGGCAGTCCCGAATTCGTCAAATGGTGGGGCGCGCATGAGGTGCACGGCACCCTGTCGGGCCGCAAGACCATGACCCATCCGACCAAGGGCGTGCTGCATTTCGAGCACACCAGCTTTCAGGCCAATGATGATCCCGCGCTGAAGCTCGTGATCTACACGCCGGTGTAG
- a CDS encoding zinc-binding alcohol dehydrogenase family protein, which translates to MKAAVLKSFGSPLAIENVPDPVLGTGEVIVDIVSTRVLSYTNEVLSGERKYALDLPVVPGAGGVGRVRAFGPDATKLAVGDWVLCDPTVRSRDDAIAPDITLQGVSARGDGGMRLQKYFRHGSFAEQMRLPTENVKRLGRVTDAEAAQWCALSTMLVPYGGFLAAKLQFGETVLVSGATGNFGTAAVAVALAMGAAWVVAPGRNEKMLAEFVRRYGERVKPVKLSGNEADDRESMKRAAPGPIDCVFDIMPPSVSTNVVRAAIMTVRPYGRVVLMGGVNMQGGPGLELPYNWIMRECITIHGVWMYPPDAAIRLIAMVRAGLLRLDQYETKAFDLDHANEAVAYAAANAGPFNMTVIRP; encoded by the coding sequence ATGAAAGCTGCCGTGCTCAAATCCTTCGGATCCCCGCTCGCGATCGAGAACGTGCCCGACCCGGTGCTCGGCACCGGCGAGGTGATCGTCGATATCGTGTCCACCCGCGTGTTGTCCTATACGAACGAGGTGTTGAGCGGCGAGCGCAAATACGCCCTCGACCTGCCGGTGGTCCCAGGCGCCGGCGGCGTCGGCCGCGTGCGCGCGTTCGGACCGGACGCGACCAAGCTTGCCGTCGGCGACTGGGTGCTGTGCGATCCAACCGTGCGCTCGCGCGACGACGCAATTGCGCCCGACATCACGCTGCAGGGCGTGAGCGCGCGCGGCGACGGCGGCATGCGGCTGCAGAAATATTTTCGCCACGGCTCCTTTGCCGAGCAGATGCGGCTGCCGACTGAGAACGTGAAGCGGCTCGGCCGGGTCACGGACGCCGAAGCCGCACAATGGTGCGCGCTCAGCACCATGCTCGTGCCTTATGGCGGCTTCCTGGCCGCAAAACTCCAATTCGGCGAGACCGTGCTGGTGAGCGGCGCGACCGGCAATTTCGGTACCGCCGCGGTGGCGGTGGCGCTGGCGATGGGCGCGGCCTGGGTCGTGGCGCCGGGGCGCAACGAGAAAATGCTCGCCGAGTTCGTGCGTCGCTACGGCGAGCGCGTCAAGCCGGTGAAGCTTTCGGGCAACGAGGCCGACGATCGCGAGAGCATGAAGCGCGCAGCACCCGGCCCGATCGATTGCGTGTTCGACATCATGCCCCCTTCGGTCTCGACGAATGTGGTGCGCGCCGCGATCATGACGGTGCGCCCCTACGGGCGCGTGGTGCTGATGGGCGGCGTCAACATGCAGGGCGGCCCGGGCCTGGAGCTGCCCTACAACTGGATCATGCGTGAATGCATCACCATCCACGGGGTCTGGATGTATCCGCCGGATGCAGCCATCCGCCTCATCGCGATGGTCCGCGCGGGGCTCCTGCGCCTCGATCAGTACGAGACGAAGGCCTTCGACCTCGACCACGCCAACGAGGCCGTCGCCTATGCCGCCGCCAACGCCGGCCCGTTCAACATGACGGTGATCAGGCCGTAA